A window of the Acetobacteraceae bacterium genome harbors these coding sequences:
- the ahpC gene encoding peroxiredoxin translates to MVKVGDEILDFETTDVFTPANGEFSKFSPEDLKGKWSILFFYPADFTFVCPTELEDLAGKYEDFKKLGVEVYSVSTDKHFTHKAWHDTSDAIGKVKFPMVADPSGEISDAFDVLRDDFFAADRATFLIDPEGKIQYIEITSEGVGREADTLLDKVKAAQFVKKNPGQVCPAKWREGSKTLKPGIDLVGKI, encoded by the coding sequence ATGGTTAAAGTTGGTGATGAAATCCTAGATTTTGAAACAACAGACGTTTTTACACCAGCCAATGGAGAATTTTCTAAATTTAGCCCAGAGGATCTTAAAGGCAAATGGTCTATTCTGTTCTTCTACCCAGCAGACTTCACATTCGTTTGCCCAACAGAGCTCGAAGATCTGGCTGGCAAATATGAAGATTTCAAGAAATTGGGCGTTGAAGTTTACTCTGTCTCTACAGATAAGCATTTCACTCATAAAGCATGGCATGACACTTCCGATGCTATTGGTAAAGTGAAATTCCCGATGGTTGCAGATCCAAGCGGTGAGATTTCTGATGCTTTCGATGTGTTGCGTGATGATTTCTTTGCAGCGGACCGTGCAACATTCTTGATTGATCCAGAAGGCAAAATTCAATATATCGAAATTACTTCTGAGGGCGTTGGCCGTGAGGCGGACACATTGCTTGATAAAGTTAAAGCAGCGCAGTTTGTTAAGAAAAACCCAGGTCAGGTTTGCCCAGCAAAATGGCGTGAAGGATCAAAAACCTTGAAGCCAGGTATTGATCTCGTTGGCAAGATTTAA